Proteins from a single region of Caloramator sp. E03:
- the comB gene encoding 2-phosphosulfolactate phosphatase: protein MKINLIPSVEYINEKEIEGKIAVVIDVLRATSVITTALYNGASEVVTTVEIEEALNYRDKNSILGGERKALKIDGFDLSNSPCEYRKEIVAGKRVILTTTNGTRTINKSIKAESILIGCMLNGKAIAKKIVECNRDTCIVCAGTKGRFSLDDFICAGKILNDIVECINVELDDFATAAFLAYKDNRKDVLSYIKNASHYRYLVSIGLEDDIKYCFKEDVFDIVPEYKDGSIRI from the coding sequence ATGAAGATAAATTTAATACCATCTGTTGAATATATAAATGAAAAAGAGATAGAAGGGAAAATTGCGGTAGTTATAGATGTTTTAAGGGCAACATCGGTAATTACAACAGCTCTTTATAATGGGGCCAGTGAAGTAGTAACTACAGTAGAAATTGAAGAAGCTCTAAATTATAGAGATAAAAATAGCATACTTGGAGGAGAGAGAAAAGCACTTAAAATTGATGGATTTGATCTTAGTAATTCTCCTTGTGAGTACAGAAAAGAAATAGTTGCAGGAAAGAGGGTAATATTAACAACAACAAATGGGACAAGAACAATAAATAAATCTATAAAGGCTGAAAGCATACTTATTGGTTGTATGCTTAATGGAAAAGCTATTGCAAAAAAAATCGTTGAATGTAATAGGGATACTTGCATAGTTTGTGCAGGAACCAAAGGAAGGTTTTCATTGGATGATTTTATTTGTGCAGGAAAGATACTAAACGATATTGTTGAATGTATTAATGTAGAGCTTGATGATTTTGCAACTGCTGCATTTTTAGCCTATAAAGATAATAGGAAGGATGTTTTGTCATATATTAAAAATGCTTCTCACTATAGGTATCTTGTTTCTATAGGACTTGAGGATGATATAAAATATTGCTTTAAAGAAGATGTTTTTGATATTGTTCCTGAGTATAAGGATGGTAGTATAAGAATATGA
- a CDS encoding class I SAM-dependent rRNA methyltransferase: protein MAKVYLGYKKGLRVEDGHPWVYSNEIEKIIGDYNIGDIVEVYNFKEKFIGKGYINPKSQITVRIMTRDKNEEIDEEFFRRRIKAAWEYRKKVIETTCCRVVFGEADFLPALIVDKYSDYLVIQTLAYGIDKWKNTIVKVLNEIFNPKGIYERNDVPVRELEGLNQYKGFLSEPFDTTIQTSENGVKFYVDIAEGQKTGYFLDQKENRASIKDIVKGSDVLDCFCHTGSFSLHAGYFGAKSVLGLDVSEHAVEFARKNAQLNNLSDVCKFEVHNAFDVLHKWVKEGRRYDVVILDPPAFTKSRSAIEGAIRGYKEINLRGMKLLKPGGFLVTCSCSHYMYPELFMDVIMDAAKDAKKTIRQIEFRTQAKDHPVLWNSGETLYLKFLILQII, encoded by the coding sequence ATGGCAAAGGTATATCTTGGTTATAAAAAGGGCCTTAGAGTAGAAGATGGTCATCCATGGGTTTATTCAAATGAAATAGAAAAAATAATTGGTGATTATAACATTGGAGATATTGTTGAGGTATATAATTTTAAAGAAAAATTTATAGGAAAAGGATATATTAATCCTAAATCCCAAATTACAGTTAGAATTATGACAAGAGATAAAAACGAAGAAATAGATGAAGAGTTTTTTAGAAGGAGAATAAAAGCAGCTTGGGAATATAGAAAAAAAGTTATTGAAACTACATGCTGCAGAGTAGTTTTTGGTGAGGCAGATTTCCTACCTGCACTTATTGTAGACAAATACAGTGATTATCTTGTAATCCAAACCCTTGCTTACGGTATTGATAAATGGAAAAATACGATTGTAAAAGTATTAAATGAAATATTTAATCCAAAGGGAATATATGAAAGAAATGATGTACCCGTTAGAGAACTTGAAGGATTAAATCAATATAAAGGTTTTTTATCTGAGCCCTTTGATACAACTATACAAACTTCTGAAAATGGTGTTAAATTTTATGTTGACATTGCCGAAGGTCAAAAAACTGGTTATTTCCTTGATCAAAAGGAAAACAGGGCCTCAATTAAAGACATAGTAAAAGGCTCTGATGTTCTTGATTGTTTTTGCCACACAGGTTCTTTTTCTCTTCATGCTGGCTATTTTGGTGCAAAAAGTGTACTTGGACTTGATGTATCAGAACATGCTGTAGAATTTGCAAGGAAAAACGCACAACTAAACAATCTATCTGACGTATGTAAATTTGAAGTTCATAACGCCTTTGACGTACTTCATAAATGGGTTAAGGAAGGAAGAAGGTATGACGTTGTAATATTAGATCCCCCTGCTTTTACCAAAAGCCGATCTGCCATTGAAGGAGCTATTAGAGGATATAAAGAAATTAACCTTAGAGGCATGAAACTTTTAAAGCCCGGAGGCTTTTTAGTAACCTGTTCCTGTTCCCACTATATGTATCCTGAACTTTTTATGGATGTTATAATGGATGCTGCAAAGGATGCTAAAAAAACAATTAGGCAAATAGAATTTAGAACTCAGGCAAAGGACCACCCCGTGCTCTGGAATTCTGGAGAAACTTTATACCTTAAATTCCTTATACTTCAAATAATCTAA
- a CDS encoding PilZ domain-containing protein, translating into MIKWSRRDWIGVERRRYERADMDCEILYPTLMYNGEQRTFKEEGHLFVLNVSETGICLQSNFYIPVQSFLSFYFRVEDNIPFKAMVKINWSKVDNGIYTSGGEFISLNLNDIHILRDYVNKHK; encoded by the coding sequence ATTATAAAATGGTCTAGGAGGGATTGGATTGGGGTAGAAAGGCGCAGATATGAAAGAGCTGATATGGACTGTGAGATACTTTATCCTACTTTAATGTATAATGGTGAACAAAGAACCTTCAAAGAAGAGGGACATCTTTTTGTATTAAACGTTTCAGAAACCGGGATATGTCTACAGTCAAATTTTTATATTCCTGTTCAAAGTTTTCTATCATTTTATTTTAGAGTTGAAGATAATATCCCTTTTAAAGCTATGGTCAAAATAAATTGGAGCAAGGTTGATAACGGAATATATACATCAGGAGGAGAATTTATATCACTAAATCTTAATGATATACATATATTAAGAGATTATGTAAATAAACATAAATAA